The genome window TGGCGGTGGCTATGGAGGAcgtggtggcggcggcggcggcggctttGGCGGCAGTGCATCAGCCTCGGCTTCGGCATCGGCCAGTTCCAGCTTCGGCGGTGGCTTTGGTTACGGCAAATAACCACAACgctttgatttaaaaatagatgCAATTAGACgaaaagaaactaaaataaattcataaacgtgaaaccaaaaataaacaaaggtAAACATGCTTTGGGGGCAGGTACCGCAAAGTTTCTACGCATTCGTTGACCGATTGGCATAACGTATACGTTAtatttcttctgttttttttttctttctttctttttgtgctGTTGACACCTCTGCCAACAGGTTTTCACTCACAGCCACAACAATGAAACAGTCTTATTTTTATCACCTACAAACAATTTGATGCTACCCAACAAAATTCATGGCATATCCAATAAGAGCTAATgtattcaacaaaaaaaaaaaaaaaattccattaaatttatgaaatttacaaCCGCAGTTCGTCAAACGAAACATGGCATAACATATGctatgcaaaaatgttgagAGGGGCCTGTGCCATAAAAGACACAGAATTGTGATAGTCTGAATATGAAAACAACATAAGATATTTATGGGCTTGTTATTCAAAACGACAAGAACAGCTATTAATAGCCATAGACATTGAAAACATTTCAGCAAAAAACATTGATTAATCGTCTGGCGATTAGTCACAATGTTTTCGGGGATAACCAGACTCATCAATTAGACGGGCAAATGACTTGCTTCTGCCGCTTCTCACGataattggttttttttgaAAGGactttgtaaaataaataaataaataaataaaagtaatttcattttaataatttatcaaaagACTCGactttcatcatcatcaactcAAGATAAACGTCTCAGAAAGCTACCTATAGATAGCTTGATTCTTAATTAGATGTTCCGGTGTGCGCCCATTGGAACTAGAAATTGTAAGTTCAGCTTAAGttgataattataatataaataataatacaagtaagaaagctactgtcgAGTGAACTCGACTGTGAGCTACCCGcaacccatttttaataatataatatagattatacaaatatactaaaaatataccactaaaATACGTTGatggttatatttggtatattcatatagtacttcattcaaaataatataatataaaaaaataacttcatttaaataaaatatataatcttAACTACTATACTTATTATTCTATGTACCAAAAACCGCCAGTGTAGGTTGTTATTCGATTTCTCTCGATTTGCGAGAGCtgaagtgggcgtgacaaacggacagacagactggcggactatatcgtctcggctgttgatgctgatcaagaatatatatactttaggAGTTCGCAAatgactccttctgcctgttacatacatttcctttcggcacaaaattataatacccttcttcttcgggtataataaatttaaaataattatttgaggTAGAATTCCGTTGATTTTTgaacattctaaatatacaaaaaaaaaagtgtaccTGTTGGCACCTAGCACCGTCTGAACCGCAAATCTAATTTGTGGGCGTGTGTCTCGAAACTTTGCTCCCGTTTGAATGAAAATACAGATGTTATTTATATAAGTTCATttatcaaaaacaaatattttgcagtgCAGTTAATCGGAAAATTACACGGAAACCTTAGAGAATGTTGATGTTTTGGGAATGTGATTCATGTTGATCCCTAGTACTGTGACTTGATCAATTAACACCATTCGTGTTACATGAGAAATTGCGAGAATCACACGGAGATCAACTGATGTTTATATATAATgcaattaacaacaattaaGCTATTTTAAGCGAAAATagtaaactttaaaaatattgccaTTTATGGAACTAAAATAATGACGCAAATTgctaaaatatattgcaaattgaCTGTCACCAGGGTGAGGAGTTTCGTGAATCATCATGGGTCGATGCAGATCCTACCGCAACAAAAAAccacaaattaaaaagcaacGTGTAGACGTCACAGCAGCACCCCCGAAACGCCCCCGAAATGCCCACCAAAATCGGGCATTGACGGAAATGTTTTGCCGCAGTAACACTGGGTGCTAATCGGATTGGAAGAtgtacaacaaattaaattagtgttcaggctggctggttggctggCTGGAAACTCTCGTCTGTCATAATAATTAACGCATAgtgtgaaatatttgaatcGCGAATTCATGTATAAAACAATCGATCAGCTAGTGGCTAAGGCACAGAACCATAAGGAACTCCGACAACAGCACATCATCAGCACCCGCACTGAAAAAGTGAAACTGAAAGTGAATCTTCAACTGAATCTTAAACAAGTGATAAGCCACAACATGAACTGCACACTCATCATCAACGTGATCCTGCTCACCATCTTCCTGAGTTCGCAACTCAGTGAATCGGCTCCAATCGACGGCAGCAATCCTTACCAGGCCATCAGCTCACCCATCGATATCAGTGGACAGCCTGTGCGGGAGAAGCGCTCACCCAACGACTACTTCATCTGTTATCCCAGCAGCGTTGTCTTTGGATATTACAACAACAAGGCAAATGCTTTGGAAACGCATCGTCGGTCGGATGACTTTAGTCGCCCTGCTGCCCCCCTTCGATTCCTATCAAGCTGCGATAGATCGCGCCGACAGAGAACGCGCCGCCTACAAGGACAGCTTTGGCAAATAGTTGAGCTCGGATTTTACAGTACTTATTATAAGAACATAAGCTTAAGTCTAGCTGTATATGAAACAAAgacttgaaatatttatttgttgaacatatttattaaacaaattttaaaaaacaaaattaaattgcattttattatggTCAGATATAATTTAGCATTGGCTGCgcaaataaaatcattaaagtcAAAGTAATTCAGATGTTGCTAACAAAGGTCACTTCGAATTGATGATTGATTGGTGCTGTTGCCATCTGCGGTACAATCTCGAAATTCAGATCGCATTATAAACTTTATatgtacaatttaaatgattttattacCCATGCTTAGATGGAATCGCACCTCAGCTGACTAAGTTTCAGTCGTGAATCATgagagcaataaaaataaataaaaaaatttgcagcATTCTTTTAGGCgggaattgaaattgagttcgttgcctaagtctttcgttttaCAAAGCCATCAATAGAAGGCGTATGAAGAGCATTTCACTTCTCTGTTTCCAagtcacaacaacagcaacaagaaacaGCCACGATTTTCTGTTCGAGATCTGCCGCCGCTGATGCGACGCAGCGATGAATGTCTTAGACAACACTTAGCACCTTATTTGCGGTTGGCATTAGGCAAAAAGTGCGAATTGTTTATAAAGAGATTACAAAACGCAGACAAGCAGCTCTGTTCGGCTTATTTTAGGTTCgccgtttttttttgggctacCATAAAAATGGGTAAAAAATCACTTTAACCCAAAACCGTTTTTACgagccaaaaagaaaaccaagCGCGTAATCTCTGCAATAGTGGCAAAAGAAAGTTTCCACCCCAGCAGCTGGCATAAAAAGCGCCTTCGACAAGCCGGAAGCAAACAGTTGCCAATCGATATCGTAACCAAAATGAAGTACGCCGTCAAGAAATCGTTCCTGCTCATCTCCCTGATGCTCGTGGGCAGTTGCCAAGCACAACCAGTGCAGGAGCAACATTCACGTCAACAACGTCAGCTGAAGAGCGCAACTGCTGCAGCGGAGGCGGATGTCAAGATGCTGGCAgccagcgcagcagcagcaaccatgACACCGGCCACAACAGCCATGCAAATGCCAATAGCTGGACTGCCCATCAATCAGATGTCCATACAAATGGGACGTTATGCCAGCTATCCGGGACTCATCTTTGGCGGCGGCTCGGCACCAGCTTCGCCTTTCCTAGGCGTCGCTGGCATCGCCAATAACTATCCCAGCGATCCCAGTCTTGGTCTCGGCTATGGCTTGGGCGGCGTCTATCCTGGTAATCCACAGGCAGCTGGTTTCATGTACGGCAATGCCATGTATCCGAATGCGCAATTCGGTGCTGGCAACGTTGGCTTTGGAGCCCAACCCGGAGTGGATCACTTTGCCGCCTTGaacaacatcatcaacgtGGCCAACATGCAGGGATTAGGCGCTGCTGTGCCTCCTACAGGACTTTACCCACAAGCTGGAGTTGCCGGTCTTGGTGGCGTTGCTGGACTTGGTGGTCTTCCTGGTTTCCTGGGCGGCATCAATGATGCTGCTAGCAGCAGCATCTTGGAGCGCATGCATCACTATACTCCCACTTTCTAAACGATTTCAATCAGAAGCTGATTCAATacttaatta of Drosophila nasuta strain 15112-1781.00 chromosome 3, ASM2355853v1, whole genome shotgun sequence contains these proteins:
- the LOC132791492 gene encoding uncharacterized protein LOC132791492, whose protein sequence is MYKTIDQLVAKAQNHKELRQQHIISTRTEKVKLKVNLQLNLKQVISHNMNCTLIINVILLTIFLSSQLSESAPIDGSNPYQAISSPIDISGQPVREKRSPNDYFICYPSSVVFGYYNNKANALETHRRSDDFSRPAAPLRFLSSCDRSRRQRTRRLQGQLWQIVELGFYSTYYKNISLSLAVYETKT
- the LOC132788130 gene encoding elastin; its protein translation is MKYAVKKSFLLISLMLVGSCQAQPVQEQHSRQQRQLKSATAAAEADVKMLAASAAAATMTPATTAMQMPIAGLPINQMSIQMGRYASYPGLIFGGGSAPASPFLGVAGIANNYPSDPSLGLGYGLGGVYPGNPQAAGFMYGNAMYPNAQFGAGNVGFGAQPGVDHFAALNNIINVANMQGLGAAVPPTGLYPQAGVAGLGGVAGLGGLPGFLGGINDAASSSILERMHHYTPTF